A window of [Clostridium] innocuum genomic DNA:
GACAAGCCAGGAGCATTATGCACAGGGGTATGAGGTGGAAGCACTGCATTATCTGAATAAACCGGTGACATGGGAAAACTTTTTAGAAGCAATTCACAGAGTGAGAAAGCATGCAGGCAGGGATGTGAAAACGATTCGGGTAAGCAATGGAGCCATGTTCTTAGATGTGCCATTGGATACGATTTGTTTTATAGAAGTTTCAGGAAGGAAAACGATCCTGCATACCACCCGTCACAATATCGTCAATCGTGAATCACTGTCTCTTATAGAGGAACGTCTGGGTGGAGATCCGTTTTTAAGATGTTATCGTTATTATATTATCAATATGGATCATGTTTTACGTTTAAATGATCAGGGATTTCTTATGACAAATAAACAACTGATACCGATTTCAAGAGACAATCGCAGAGAAATCAGAACGCATTATCTGTCCTATGTATTTGATAAAGTGGAGGTGAAGTGAGTGTGCACGTTGTATGGGAGTTAATCGTAACCTTCATTGAGGTTTCCATGACTGCAGGATTTGTTCTATATGTGTTGCAGGATCATTTGAAAACAGGCAGAAGTAATACCATGCTTGGGGCGGCTGTTATTGTATCGATGATAAGTATCCTTGATACGGCTTTTTCCAATACGATCAGTTATCTTCTCCCGTTTGATTATACAACTCTGACAGGTATGGTATGGCTGTTGATTGCATATGCTGCCATATCTTACGCAACAGAGGAACCGCGAGATCGGGTACTGTTCCTTCTCTTTTTATCCATGAATGTATTGCTGCTAAGCAGAAGCACGACGCTGCTGATTTATCATGTTATTTCTCCTGAACTCCTGCAGGGTGAATACACATGGATGGATATCGCCGGTTACGGGATTCCCAATATCTTCATTACATCCGGATGTGCGTACATTACAAGTCGCTATTATCAGAAACTGAGGTTTATTCATACATCAAGTAACCATCTATATCTCGTTCCATTGTTTTTCTATTTTTTAGCTGCATTTCAGATAAATCTGTATCCGGTTGATGAATATGTGTTTGTACTATTTATGAAAGTTATCGTAATTCTTTGTGCTTTTATGA
This region includes:
- a CDS encoding response regulator transcription factor; the encoded protein is MIVAVCDDLQADRDVLVSYCKRYKDEYKMPMDILQFANAGELLQSQQARASDLIFLDIYMEGASGMDAAHILRNKGFDGAIVFTTTSQEHYAQGYEVEALHYLNKPVTWENFLEAIHRVRKHAGRDVKTIRVSNGAMFLDVPLDTICFIEVSGRKTILHTTRHNIVNRESLSLIEERLGGDPFLRCYRYYIINMDHVLRLNDQGFLMTNKQLIPISRDNRREIRTHYLSYVFDKVEVK